Genomic segment of Ranitomeya imitator isolate aRanImi1 chromosome 6, aRanImi1.pri, whole genome shotgun sequence:
tggtgaaggcatgtcGCCTAATGTGGGaaggcctacaacacaagtccttcctccacggcgtcccctttctggcctaaaagttagggatatatTTACCAATTATTTTGTGTCAACACatggagctactccctggcaagataatgctgtttctatgttgtaatgttgaaatatatatctatatatgttttgGCAAGTTAAAATCTTGAAAAAACCCAAAAAATAACTGTGAGTTTATTTGACTAATGTAGCAGATGTTCAACAACCGAGTAATTGTGTCTGATGTTTGAATGATTTGTCAAACAAACTGAAAATGATTTTGGACTCTATTTATTATTTTGAGCCCAAGCCACTTTTTGTGTTTAAAGGCCATATTATTAGCATATGGTTTtttataaaagtaataaaaaaaataacaaaacaaacaaaatataACCAAGTGCTATCACAGTAGATTAAAACATAAAATTTTAAGAAAATGAAATATAAAAAattagcaaaatataaaaaaaaattacagatttcTGAATGTTGGTGGAGGAGATGGTGGAAGCTCAGGGTTCTGGTcatgtggcctttgttgggccaattgtacatcattctgtgtgttggatgtttgaccatgctcaaaatgatgcccttgatcatattggccagttgggtattggctagAAAGATACGTGCTTTGAGTCTGGCACTCATGAGGTTGCAAAAAAGGCCTTGGCTCATAACcccacccaatatggccatgtcgtccaaaaccaggttgggaccagcctccagcactgggtctggacaagtggccatattgggaaggttgctggAATGTTGGATTATTGTATTGTGATGGCCTTGGTTGGTTTTGGGTGGGAAGaggtagaggtgtaggcacacgtggagggggtgcttcaaatacttgttgatcATGCACCTGCTGAGATGATGGAATGCGCAGGAGGTTACGTGATgagagctgccacctctcaatgatcTCAAACAATTCATATGGAGAAATTGAGGTGGTGCAtgaatcaataagtatttgaatacaccctctcacatgtaGCCTTGTCTCACGGGGTATGGGACGGAGGTACCAGGCCAGACTCCTCgcaaaggcctcctcaccatcatcctgtgcagccctggccaaataatttaggACCTTAGTGTCTACATTCCTGCGactttcttgcagctctctcctcctgcg
This window contains:
- the LOC138641424 gene encoding uncharacterized protein; the protein is MRERQQRARSGSAVPAKKRKYIYYDRLSFLDPSMDLRATQSNLTERETGSDSEAIIDPVGEGEEVAGPSSHPSSVLPPATSSVPTQDPVTSGQETAAPPTAATHPGSQEEARNSSSPTVPLETSPQPAVISRRGRRRRELQESRRNVDTKVLNYLARAAQDDGEEAFARSLAWYLRPIPRETRLHVRGCIQILIDSCTTSISPYELFEIIERWQLSSRNLLRIPSSQQVHDQQVFEAPPPRVPTPLPLPTQNQPRPSQYNNPTFQQPSQYGHLSRPSAGGWSQPGFGRHGHIGWGYEPRPFLQPHECQTQSTYLSSQYPTGQYDQGHHFEHGQTSNTQNDVQLAQQRPHDQNPELPPSPPPTFRNL